A genomic region of Crassostrea angulata isolate pt1a10 unplaced genomic scaffold, ASM2561291v2 HiC_scaffold_213, whole genome shotgun sequence contains the following coding sequences:
- the LOC128169783 gene encoding uncharacterized protein LOC128169783, which produces MKRDYDIKATTRPFEEGDVVYVLDTATVKGKCCKRRLSWKGPGIIVKKLTPHLYQVKTKSAVMVANHDRLKKCVDRDIPPWLIRFRENFENSESAKQETGSVLASSPPAGAAGACKLPESPSGSSHAEVGPQNTLLLPEGLLTVLPSPPRHQGRPMAWQACPLRGHHCGTNAALGCLPSRPAETEETRWLAPTAGGDDCHSLPAPFPIVPRGRTS; this is translated from the coding sequence ATGAAAAGAGATTATGACATCAAGGCCACTACCCGCCCCTTTGAGGAAGGAGATGTTGTGTATGTGCTGGACACTGCGACGGTGAAGGGGAAGTGTTGCAAGCGTAGGCTGTCCTGGAAGGGCCCAGGTATCATAGTCAAAAAGCTGACCCCCCACCTGTACCAAGTAAAGACCAAGTCGGCAGTCATGGTGGCAAATCACGACCGCTTGAAGAAGTGTGTTGACAGAGACATCCCCCCATGGCTCATTCGGTTTAGGGAGAACTTTGAGAACTCTGAGAGTGCCAAGCAGGAGACCGGGAGCGTCTTGGCTTCCAGCCCCCCTGCAGGGGCAGCGGGTGCCTGCAAGCTTCCCGAATCCCCCTCAGGCAGCAGCCACGCCGAGGTCGGCCCCCAAAACACTCTCCTGCTGCCAGAGGGCCTCCTGACAGTTCTCCCAAGCCCCCCCAGACATCAGGGGCGTCCCATGGCATGGCAGGCGTGCCCCCTAAGGGGCCACCATTGTGGCACGAATGCAGCGCTGGGGTGCCTACCGAGCAGGCCGGCGGAGACAGAGGAGACCCGATGGCTGGCCCCCACAGCAGGAGGAGACGATTGCCACTCTCTTCCTGCCCCTTTCCCAATTGTGCCGAGAGGACGAACAAGTTGA
- the LOC128169784 gene encoding uncharacterized protein LOC128169784 — protein sequence MVVQFTKWVDCVPLPSQTAEVTATVAVDEFFVRFGCPLEIFTDQGRNFESKLFTAGCDLLEIHKAPTTPYCPSANGQVERYNRTLMDVVRCYIDKAQDCWDEHLAQIAGAFRSAVNRNSRFTANKLMLCREVNTPASLMYRSPLQEGPADMET from the coding sequence ATGGTGGTCCAGTTTACTAAGTGGGTGGATTGTGTCCCCCTCCCCTCCCAGACAGCTGAGGTTACTGCCACAGTGGCAGTGGACGAATTCTTTGTTAGGTTCGGCTGCCCCCTTGAGATATTTACAGATCAGGGGCGCAACTTTGAAAGTAAGTTGTTTACTGCTGGGTGCGACCTCCTCGAAATACATAAGGCCCCCACCACCCCCTACTGTCCGTCTGCCAATGGACAGGTGGAGCGCTACAATAGAACCCTTATGGATGTGGTAAGGTGTTATATTGATAAGGCCCAAGACTGTTGGGACGAGCATCTGGCCCAGATAGCGGGGGCCTTCCGCTCTGCAGTCAATCGTAATTCAAGGTTCACCGCCAACAAACTCATGCTTTGTAGAGAGGTCAATACGCCAGCTAGCCTGATGTACAGGTCCCCCTTGCAGGAGGGCCCTGCAGATATGGAGACGTGA